A stretch of Dama dama isolate Ldn47 chromosome 22, ASM3311817v1, whole genome shotgun sequence DNA encodes these proteins:
- the HMOX1 gene encoding heme oxygenase 1 has product MERPQPDSMPQDLSEALKEATKEVHTQAENAEFMKNFQKGEVTREGFKLVMASLYHIYVALEEEIERNKENPVYTPLYFPEELHRQAALEQDMAFWYGPRWQEAIPYTQATKRYVQRLQEVGRAEPELLVAHAYTRYLGDLSGGQVLKKIAQKALNLSSSGEGLAFFTFPNIASATKFKQLYRSRMNTLEMTPEVRQRVLDEAKTAFLLNIQLFEELQGLLTQKAEDREPSQAPDLHRRAGSKAQNSAPAKASSGKPQPSVLSQAPLLRWVLTLSFLVATVAVGLYAM; this is encoded by the exons ATGGAGCGCCCGCAGCCCGACAG CATGCCCCAGGATTTGTCAGAGGCCCTGAAGGAGGCCACGAAGGAGGTGCACACCCAGGCGGAGAATGCCGAGTTCATGAAGAACTTTCAGAAGGGTGAGGTGACCCGAGAAGGTTTTAAG CTGGTGATGGCGTCTTTGTACCACATCTATgtggccctggaggaggagatcgAACGCAACAAAGAGAACCCCGTCTACACTCCCCTCTACTTCCCAGAGGAGCTGCACCGCCAGGCCGCCCTGGAGCAGGACATGGCCTTCTGGTACGGGCCCCGCTGGCAGGAAGCCATCCCCTACACGCAGGCCACCAAGCGCTATGTTCAGCGGCTCCAGGAGGTGGGGCGCGCCGAGCCCGAACTGCTGGTGGCCCATGCCTACACCCGCTACCTGGGCGACCTGTCTGGGGGTCAGGTTCTCAAGAAGATCGCTCAGAAGGCCCTGAACCTGTCCAGCTCCGGGGAGGGCCTGGCCTTCTTCACTTTCCCCAATATCGCCAGTGCCACCAAGTTCAAGCAGCTGTACCGCTCCCGCATGAACACGCTGGAGATGACCCCCGAGGTCCGGCAGAGGGTCCTGGACGAGGCCAAGACCGCCTTCCTGCTCAACATCCAG CTGTTTGAGGAGTTGCAGGGGCTGCTGACCCAGAAGGCCGAGGACCGTGAGCCCTCGCAGGCACCAGACCTTCACAGGCGAGCCGGCAGCAAGGCGCAAA actcGGCTCCTGCCAAGGCGTCCAGTGGGAAGCCCCAGCCCAGCGTCCTCTCTCAGGCACCTCTTCTGCGATGGGTCCTCACGCTCAGCTTTCTGGTGGCCACGGTCGCTGTGGGGCTTTACGCCATGTGA